Sequence from the Streptomyces peucetius genome:
ACCCTGCCGTCGCCGCCTTCTGGGAGCTGGCGGGACCCGACTCCGTCACCGCCACGCACCTGCGTGCACAACTCGAGGGCGACGGCCGCAGCGTCCCCTGCCTCGGCGTCCTCGACGACACACCCATGAGCTATTTCGAGATCTACCGCGCCGACCTCGATCCTCTCGCCCGCCACTATCCGGCGCGTCCGCACGACACCGGTGTCCACCTGCTCATCGGTGGCGTCGCCGACCGCGGCCGCGGCGTCGGCTCCACCATCCTTCGAGCCGTTTCCGGTCTCGTGCTCGACAACCTGCCTCTGTGCACACGAGTCATCGCCGAACCGGACCTGCGCAACACCCCCTCCGTCTCAGCCTTTCTCAGCTCCGGCTTCCGTCTCTCCGAGGAGATCGACCTTCCGGACAAGCGAGCCGCCCTCATGGTCCGCGACCGCGCGCTGCGGAACCTGCTGTGAACAACTCGCTGACTTACATACACCGCTCGATCCGCATCGGTTCCACCTGAGGAGTCCCCGTGCCGAAATCCCCTGCCAGCCACGGCTCCGTCCCCTTCGTCCCGCCCGGCCTGACCAGCGGGAACTGGGACCGGGCAGCCGCTCGCCTGCTCGCCAAGATGCTCGGTGAATTCGCGTACGAGGAGATCATCGAGCCGGTCCCGGCCGAGCCGGACCACGCGGCACCGACGGCCTGCGGCGACCTCTACGCCCTCCCCGTCGACGGGACCGGCGTGTTCACGTTCCGGGCACGGCGCGGAGCCTACGGAAGCTGGCGCATCGCCCCCGACTCCGTGGAGTGCGACGGCCGCCCCTTCACCGACCCGCTCGCCTTCCTCGCACGGGCGAAGGACCTGCTCGGCCTCGACGGAGCCACGCTCGGCCACCTGCTGCGCGAAATGTCCGTCACCCTGACCGGTGACACCCGCCTCGACGGCACCGCACTGAGCGCCGCCGAGCTCGCGGATCTCGACTACGCCGATCTCGAAGGCCACCAGACCGGCCACCCCTGGCTGGTCCTCAACAAGGGACGTATCGGCTTCTCCGCCACCGACGCCGCCCACTGGGCTCCCGAAGCCCGCCGCCCAGTACGCCTTCCCTGGATAGCGGTGAAAACCGGGCTCGCGGCCTACCGCGCGGTTCCGGGGCTCGACCGTGCCGAGGACCTGTACAGCCGCGAGCTCGACGAACCGACCCGTGAGTCCTTCGCCGCCGTGCTGCGCGCCAGAGGCCTCGACCCCTCCGCGTACCTGTTCCTCCCGGTGCACCCCTGGCAGTGGGACGAAGTGCTGCTCCCCCTCTACGCGCCCGCGGTGGCACGCGGTGAGATCGTTCCGCTGCCCAGCGACGGCGACCGGCGACTGCCCCAGCAGTCCATCAGGACCTTCGCGAACATCGACCGGCCCGACCGCCACACCGTGAAGCTGCCGCTGTCCATCCTGAACACGCTGGTGTGGCGGGGACTGCCCACCGAGCGGACCCTCGCGGCGCCCGCCGTCACCTCGTGGGTACAGGGACTGCGCGACGCGGACCCCTTCCTGCGCGACCAGTGCCGGGTCATCCTCCTCGGCGAGGTCGCGTCCGTGACGGTCGAGCATCCGCTGTTCGACCATCTCGCCGAGGTGCCCTACCAGTACAAGGAACTGCTCGGCTCGATCTGGCGCGAACCGCTCCAGCCGCGGCTGGACGCGGGAGAGCGGGCCCGCACCCTCGCCTCGCTCCTCCACACCGATCCCCACGGCCGGGCGTTCTCCGCCGAACTCGTCGGCCGGTCCGGTCTCGCTGCGACCGTCTGGCTCCAGCGGCTCTTCTCGGCCCTGCTGCCGCCCCTGCTGCATTTCCTCTACCGCTACGGCACCGTCTTCTCGCCGCACGGGGAGAACGCCATCGTGGTGTACGACGACCACGACATCCCGGTCCGCCTCGCGATCAAGGACTTCGTCGACGATGTGAACGTGAGCGCACAGCCACTGCCCGAGCACGCGTCGATGCCGGACGAGGTGCGCCGGATCCTCCTGACCGAGGATCCGGGCTTTCTCACCCAGTTCATCCACTCGGGTCTCTTCGTGGGGGTGTTCCGGTATCTCGCTCCGCTCTGCGAGAAGCAACTCGGTGTCCCCGAGGAGAAGTTCTTCTCGCTCGTACGGGCCGAGATCCTGCGCCACCAGGCCCGCTTCCCCGAGCTCAAGGAGCGCTACGAGGCGTTCGATCTGCTCACTCCTCGTATCGAGCGCCTGTGTCTCAACCGGAACCGGTTGCACCTCGACGGGTACCGCGACCGCCCCGAGCGCCCTCACGCGGCCGTCCACGGCACCGTCCCCAACCCTTTGGCACCGGCCTGATGGACCGCTGCGTGATCCTGTTGTCGGTGGTGCCCCGTAGGGTGGTCGGGCTATGACGAAGCCATCCCTCCCCGAGCTCCTCCACGCCGCCGTGACCGCTGTCGGCGGTGTGGAGCGGCCAGGCCAGGTCACCATGGCCGAGGCCGTCGCCGGTGCCATCGACGACGATTCCCACCTGCTGGTGCAGGCCGGGACCGGTACCGGCAAGTCGCTCGGCTATATCGTCCCCGCCCTCGCCCACGGCGAACGAGTCGTGGTGGCCACGGCGACCCTGGCACTGCAGCGCCAGCTCGTGGAGCGTGATCTGCCGCGTACGGTCGAGGCCCTGCATCCGCTGCTGCGACGCCGGCCCGATTTCGCGATGCTCAAGGGCCGGTCGAACTACCTGTGCCTCCACCGCCTGCACGAGGGCGTTCCGCAGGACGACGAAGACGGCCTCTTCGACCAGTTCGAGGCTGCGGCGCCCACGAGCAAGCTCGGCAAGGACCTGCTGCGCATGCGGGACTGGGCCGACGAGACGGAGACCGGTGACCGGGACGATCTGACCCCGGGTGTCTCCGACCGCGCCTGGAGCCAGGTCTCCGTGTCCTCCCGTGAATGCCTGGGCGCTTCCAAATGCGCCTACGGAGCCGAGTGCTTCGCCGAGATGGCGCGTGAGCGGGCCAAGCTGGCGGACGTCGTCGTCACCAATCACGCTCTGCTGGCGATCGACGCCATCGAGGGCGCCCCGGTGCTCCCGCAGCACGAGGTGCTGATCGTCGACGAGGCGCATGAGCTGGTTTCCCGTGTGACGGGCGTCGCCACGGGCGAGCTCACTCCAGGGCAGGTCAACCGAGCTGTCCGCCGTGCTGCCAAGCTCGTCAACGAGAAGGCGGCCGACGCTCTCCAGACGGCCGCCGAGTCCTTCGAGCGGCTCATGGAACTGGCCCTCCCCGGTCGTCTCGAGAAGATCCCCGAGGACCTCGGCTACGCCCTGATGGCGTTGCGGGACGCAGCCCGTACGGTGATCACGGCGATCGGCTCCACCAGGGACAGGTCCGTCCAGGACGAGGACGCCGTGCGCAAGCAGGCACTGGCCGCTGTCGAGAATGTTCACTCCGTAGCGGAGCGGATCACCCACGGTTCCGAGTACGACGTGGTCTGGTACGAGCGGCACGACCGCTTCGGGGCGTCGCTGCGGGTGGCGCCGCTCTCCGTCTCCGGGCTGCTGCGCGAAAAGCTTTTCGCGGAGCGGTCGGTGGTGCTCACCTCGGCCACGCTCAAGCTCGGTGGCGACTTCAACGGCGTCGGGGCCTCGCTGGGTCTCGCACCGGAAGGCAGCGGGGGAGAGGACGTGCCGCAGTGGAAGGGCCTCGACGTCGGGTCGCCCTTCGACTATCCCAAGCAGGGCATCCTCTACGTCGCCCGGCATCTGGCCACCCCCGGCCGCGAGGGCTCCCGTGGCGACATGATGGATGAGCTGGCGGAACTGGTGGAGGCCGCAGGAGGGCGCACCCTCGGGCTCTTCTCCTCGATGCGGGCCGCGAAGGCGGCCGCGGAGGAACTGCGCGGCCGGCTCGCCAATCCGATTCTGCTGCAGGGTGAGGAGACCCTGGGTGAATTGATCAAGTCGTTCGCCGCAGACCCGGAGACCTGTCTGTTCGGCACGCTCTCGCTCTGGCAGGGCGTCGATGTGCCGGGTGCGGGATGCCAGCTCGTCGTGATGGACCGCATTCCGTTCCCGCGCCCCGACGACCCGCTGATGAGTGCCCGCCAGAAGGCAGTGGAGGAGGCGGGTGGCAACGGGTTCATGGCCGTGGCGGCGACGCACGCCGCACTGCTGATGGCTCAGGGAGCGGGGCGCCTGGTGCGTGCGACCGGGGACCGGGGAGTGGTGGCCGTGCTCGATCCGAGGCTCGCCAACGCGCGTTACGGCAGCTATCTGCGGGCCTCGCTGCCCGACTTCTGGTACACGACGGACCGCAATCAGGTGCGCCGTTCACTGGCGGCCATCGACGAGGTGGCCAAGGCGGAGGGCAAGTAGGGCGGAGGCACATGGCGCCCCCTCATCGCCCGCAGGCGATCAGGCTGCCTTTGCGCGCGCAGGCCACCGCTGGAACGCTCGCTGCCGCACTCATTCAGGCAGGGCAGGACCCCGGGACCGGCGCAGTGGGTCCCGGGGTCCGGTCTGGGCCGGCGGGTGGTTTCACACCCGCCGCAGCACTGCCACCACCTTGCCGAGGATGGTTGCCTCGTCGCCGGGGATCGGCTGGTACGCGGCGTTGTGCGGGAGCAGCCAGACATGGCCGTTCTCCCGCTTGAAGCGCTTGACCGTGGCTTCGCCGTCGAGCATGGCGGCCACGATGTCCCCGTTCTCCGCGACGGGCTGGCGGCGCACGGTCACCCAGTCGCCGTCACAGATCGCCGCTTCGATCATCGAGTCTCCGACGACCTTGAGCACGAAGAGCTCACCGTCGCCGACCAGCTGGCGGGGGAGAGGGAAGACGTCCTCGACGGACTCCTCGGCGAGGATGGGGCCACCGGCCGCGATCCGGCCGACGAGAGGGACGTACGAGGCGGCGGGCTTGCCGGTGGTGTCCGTGGGCTGGGTGCTGGGCTGGTCGGAGCCCCGGACCTCATAGGCCCGGGGTCGGTGCGGGTCCCTGCGCAGGAATCCCTTGCGCTCCAGAGCCATGAGCTGGTGGGCCACGGACGAGGTGCTCGACAGGCCGACCGCCTGGCCGATCTCACGCATCGACGGCGGGTATCCCCTCCGCTGCACAGAGTCGCGGATGACCTCGATGACGCGCCGCTGCCGGTCCGTGAGACCGGAGCTGTCGGCCCGGATGCCAGGAGGTCGACCGGGCAGCGAGCGGCCGGGCTTCGGCCCCTCCGGGGTCGTGGCTGCGTCATTCATGGCATGCACCGACTCGAATCGGCTCTGTGAGCGGTCCTGGGCAGTGATGGTGGCACTGTCTGCGGTGGTGGTCACGTCGGCCCCTCTCGA
This genomic interval carries:
- a CDS encoding IucA/IucC family protein, which produces MPKSPASHGSVPFVPPGLTSGNWDRAAARLLAKMLGEFAYEEIIEPVPAEPDHAAPTACGDLYALPVDGTGVFTFRARRGAYGSWRIAPDSVECDGRPFTDPLAFLARAKDLLGLDGATLGHLLREMSVTLTGDTRLDGTALSAAELADLDYADLEGHQTGHPWLVLNKGRIGFSATDAAHWAPEARRPVRLPWIAVKTGLAAYRAVPGLDRAEDLYSRELDEPTRESFAAVLRARGLDPSAYLFLPVHPWQWDEVLLPLYAPAVARGEIVPLPSDGDRRLPQQSIRTFANIDRPDRHTVKLPLSILNTLVWRGLPTERTLAAPAVTSWVQGLRDADPFLRDQCRVILLGEVASVTVEHPLFDHLAEVPYQYKELLGSIWREPLQPRLDAGERARTLASLLHTDPHGRAFSAELVGRSGLAATVWLQRLFSALLPPLLHFLYRYGTVFSPHGENAIVVYDDHDIPVRLAIKDFVDDVNVSAQPLPEHASMPDEVRRILLTEDPGFLTQFIHSGLFVGVFRYLAPLCEKQLGVPEEKFFSLVRAEILRHQARFPELKERYEAFDLLTPRIERLCLNRNRLHLDGYRDRPERPHAAVHGTVPNPLAPA
- a CDS encoding GNAT family N-acetyltransferase, producing the protein MPPTDAHTDSGPGPAPGPGGGAEDTLDLRLPDDFLALFHDNDHALLPESARARPWSTTGGATAKDLLGDLAEWGPAATPAGAFRLVPVALERDLALIVRWMNDPAVAAFWELAGPDSVTATHLRAQLEGDGRSVPCLGVLDDTPMSYFEIYRADLDPLARHYPARPHDTGVHLLIGGVADRGRGVGSTILRAVSGLVLDNLPLCTRVIAEPDLRNTPSVSAFLSSGFRLSEEIDLPDKRAALMVRDRALRNLL
- the lexA gene encoding transcriptional repressor LexA, giving the protein MTTTADSATITAQDRSQSRFESVHAMNDAATTPEGPKPGRSLPGRPPGIRADSSGLTDRQRRVIEVIRDSVQRRGYPPSMREIGQAVGLSSTSSVAHQLMALERKGFLRRDPHRPRAYEVRGSDQPSTQPTDTTGKPAASYVPLVGRIAAGGPILAEESVEDVFPLPRQLVGDGELFVLKVVGDSMIEAAICDGDWVTVRRQPVAENGDIVAAMLDGEATVKRFKRENGHVWLLPHNAAYQPIPGDEATILGKVVAVLRRV
- a CDS encoding ATP-dependent DNA helicase, with amino-acid sequence MTKPSLPELLHAAVTAVGGVERPGQVTMAEAVAGAIDDDSHLLVQAGTGTGKSLGYIVPALAHGERVVVATATLALQRQLVERDLPRTVEALHPLLRRRPDFAMLKGRSNYLCLHRLHEGVPQDDEDGLFDQFEAAAPTSKLGKDLLRMRDWADETETGDRDDLTPGVSDRAWSQVSVSSRECLGASKCAYGAECFAEMARERAKLADVVVTNHALLAIDAIEGAPVLPQHEVLIVDEAHELVSRVTGVATGELTPGQVNRAVRRAAKLVNEKAADALQTAAESFERLMELALPGRLEKIPEDLGYALMALRDAARTVITAIGSTRDRSVQDEDAVRKQALAAVENVHSVAERITHGSEYDVVWYERHDRFGASLRVAPLSVSGLLREKLFAERSVVLTSATLKLGGDFNGVGASLGLAPEGSGGEDVPQWKGLDVGSPFDYPKQGILYVARHLATPGREGSRGDMMDELAELVEAAGGRTLGLFSSMRAAKAAAEELRGRLANPILLQGEETLGELIKSFAADPETCLFGTLSLWQGVDVPGAGCQLVVMDRIPFPRPDDPLMSARQKAVEEAGGNGFMAVAATHAALLMAQGAGRLVRATGDRGVVAVLDPRLANARYGSYLRASLPDFWYTTDRNQVRRSLAAIDEVAKAEGK